The genomic segment TCCAGATCTTCCTGGAACTTCTCCCGCCCCTTGTCGGTATTTTCACCAAGGATCGTCAGGGTACGCTTGTACTCACCTGCGGTCAGCATCTCGACATCGACGTCATGCTTCTTCAGCAATCGATGGACATTGGGCAGCTGCGCAACGACCCCGATAGAGCCGAGAATCGCAAAAGGTGCGCTGAGGATCTTCTGGCCGATACACGCCATCATGTATCCGCCGCTCGCAGCGACCTTGTCGACACACACCGTCAACGGCACACCGGCATCACGAATGCGCACCAATTGCGAGGCAGCGAGTCCGTATCCGTGAACCATGCCGCCACCGCTTTCAAGGCGCAGAACGACCTCATCCTGTGGCGTGGCCAAGGTCAGCAGCGCAGTGATTTCATGCCGAAGGTTTTCGACCGCAGACGCCTTGATATCACCATCGAAATCGAGCACGAAGACCCGCGGACGGCTTTCTGGTTTTTTCTTCGCCAGCTTGGCAGCCTTGGCTTCACGCTTGCGCTGCAGCTTGAGTTGATCCTTATCGATCAGCGATTGCTCGAGACGCTCACGCATCGATTTGTAGAAATCGTTGAGTTTGTGGACTTCCAGATGCCCCCCCGCCTGCTTGCCCCTTCCGCGCCGCAGAGTGGCGAGCGCAACTAGGATCACCAGCACAGCCGCCACCAGCGTTACGGTCTTAATCAGAAAGCTTGCATAGTCAGCAAGAAATTCCACAGATCCTCCTCAGAATATCTACGTTCGCCAGCGGAAACTCGGCATGGCATAAGCGGCCAAGCATACCGATTGCACACTCACCTGAGCCAGCGAAAGCCAATTCAAACAAACGTATGATTTATCGTTGACACTCTAGGTCGATCCCCCTACCCTCGCGAAAAACAGGGTCCCGGAGCTGAACATGGGCAGTATCTACCTGATCAGACATGGTCAGGCGTCATTCGGCGCAGAAAACTACGATGTCCTGTCGCCGCTTGGCTTTCAACAGTCAGCAGCCTTGGGGGATTACCTGGAGCAACAGGGTGTTCGTTTCGACCGCTGCGTGAGCGGAGAGTTGAGCCGGCAGCGAGATACCGCACGGGCGACCCTGGCGCGGATGGGCACTCATCATCCAGAGGAGTGCCCCATCGATATTGATCCCGCATTCAATGAGTTTCGCGCCGATGAGGTAATTCGTGCGCACATGGCCGATCTGTTGGCCGTTGAGCCTGACGCGATGCAGATATTCAGCAATGCCACCAATCACCGAGCCGAATTCCAGCGCCTGTTCAGTTACGTGATTCGTCGATGGGTCTCTGGCGAGCATGAGAAAGAAGGTCTGGAAACTTGGCAAAGCTTTATTGACCGCGTCCAGGAAGGTTTGCACCGCTTGCTCGATCAGGCAAATAAAAAGGACCACATCGCCGTTTTCACGTCTGGCGGGACCA from the Stutzerimonas stutzeri genome contains:
- a CDS encoding histidine phosphatase family protein, coding for MGSIYLIRHGQASFGAENYDVLSPLGFQQSAALGDYLEQQGVRFDRCVSGELSRQRDTARATLARMGTHHPEECPIDIDPAFNEFRADEVIRAHMADLLAVEPDAMQIFSNATNHRAEFQRLFSYVIRRWVSGEHEKEGLETWQSFIDRVQEGLHRLLDQANKKDHIAVFTSGGTITALLQLIIGVPPIKAFELNWQIVNTSFSRLKFRDNDVALASFNSYAHLELLKNPELVTYR
- the sohB gene encoding protease SohB, with amino-acid sequence MEFLADYASFLIKTVTLVAAVLVILVALATLRRGRGKQAGGHLEVHKLNDFYKSMRERLEQSLIDKDQLKLQRKREAKAAKLAKKKPESRPRVFVLDFDGDIKASAVENLRHEITALLTLATPQDEVVLRLESGGGMVHGYGLAASQLVRIRDAGVPLTVCVDKVAASGGYMMACIGQKILSAPFAILGSIGVVAQLPNVHRLLKKHDVDVEMLTAGEYKRTLTILGENTDKGREKFQEDLETTHELFKNFVARYRQQLPIDDVATGEVWLGIAALGKQLVDELKTSDEYLAARAGEADLFQLHYAEKKSLPERFGMAASATVEHGLLKGWTRLNEQRFWQ